The Verrucomicrobium spinosum DSM 4136 = JCM 18804 genome includes a region encoding these proteins:
- a CDS encoding metallophosphoesterase family protein, with product MPVTLAPSTSRRRFLAQSAAAVCFGWSSRFLGAQATPGADNVWALFSDTHIDADPLAVSRGVTMAANLRSCVAEVLARAERPAGLILSGDCAHLKGMRADYQTLKPLLQPLVAAKLPVHLLMGNHDDRVAVTEVLDCATSPAVPSRFVSVQETPHANWFLLDSLDKVNSTPGVLGGEQLAWLGRELDARSDRPAVIVVHHNITLQESKTDALLDSTSLLELLRPRRQVKACIYGHTHRWSHTEDESGLHFINLPPVAYVFKQEFPNGWVLATLQPDALRLELRALDANHPQHGEVKTLKWRV from the coding sequence ATGCCGGTCACGCTTGCCCCTTCCACCTCCCGTCGTCGCTTTCTTGCCCAGTCCGCCGCAGCCGTGTGCTTCGGCTGGTCTTCCCGCTTCCTCGGTGCCCAAGCCACACCTGGCGCCGACAACGTGTGGGCGCTTTTCTCGGACACCCACATTGATGCGGATCCTCTGGCGGTGTCCCGTGGCGTGACGATGGCCGCCAACCTGAGGTCCTGCGTGGCGGAAGTTCTTGCCCGGGCCGAACGGCCAGCAGGCCTCATCCTCAGCGGGGACTGCGCTCACCTGAAGGGGATGAGGGCCGACTATCAGACGCTGAAACCCCTCCTGCAGCCGCTCGTGGCGGCGAAGCTGCCTGTGCACCTGCTGATGGGGAACCACGATGATCGGGTGGCGGTCACCGAGGTGCTGGATTGTGCCACCTCGCCAGCGGTTCCTAGTCGCTTCGTTTCGGTGCAGGAGACGCCGCATGCCAATTGGTTCCTGCTCGACAGTCTGGACAAGGTGAATTCCACCCCCGGGGTATTGGGCGGGGAGCAACTCGCCTGGCTCGGCAGGGAGCTCGACGCCCGATCTGATAGACCCGCCGTGATCGTCGTGCACCACAACATCACCCTCCAGGAGTCCAAGACCGATGCGCTCTTGGATTCAACCTCCCTTTTGGAGTTGTTGCGTCCCCGCAGGCAGGTGAAGGCGTGCATTTACGGGCACACGCATCGATGGAGCCACACGGAGGACGAGAGTGGCCTGCACTTCATCAACCTCCCGCCTGTGGCTTATGTGTTCAAGCAGGAGTTCCCCAACGGATGGGTGCTGGCCACTTTGCAGCCAGATGCCCTGCGGCTGGAACTCCGCGCACTGGATGCGAATCACCCTCAGCATGGGGAGGTGAAGACGCTGAAATGGCGGGTATGA
- a CDS encoding deoxycytidylate deaminase: MSDASSIPNVTPPRTRISIPEYAMALAHVASLRSEDPYRKVGAVAFDFDNRVIGTAYNGLAPGFNADHEFWLDRDIRRKFMLHAEVNLCSLFTRGTVKLVACTTKPCTSCAQMLAAYGVKEIYYRDDYPESEANAICKLYGIQIQQLTDYPVIISPFEEVKR, translated from the coding sequence ATGTCCGACGCCTCCTCCATCCCCAACGTGACGCCGCCCCGGACGCGCATCAGCATCCCGGAGTACGCGATGGCCCTGGCCCATGTGGCGAGCCTGCGGTCTGAAGATCCTTACCGGAAGGTGGGAGCGGTGGCGTTCGACTTCGACAACCGGGTCATCGGCACGGCCTACAACGGGTTGGCACCGGGGTTCAATGCGGACCACGAATTCTGGCTGGATCGTGACATCCGGCGCAAGTTCATGCTGCATGCGGAGGTGAATCTCTGTTCCCTCTTCACCCGGGGCACCGTGAAGCTGGTGGCCTGCACCACAAAGCCCTGCACGAGTTGCGCCCAGATGCTGGCCGCCTACGGAGTAAAAGAGATCTACTATCGGGACGACTACCCGGAGTCCGAGGCAAATGCCATCTGCAAGCTATACGGCATCCAGATCCAGCAGCTCACGGACTATCCGGTCATCATCTCGCCCTTCGAAGAGGTGAAGCGATAG
- a CDS encoding ATP-binding response regulator — protein sequence MGDPINILLVDDDERNLLVLETILSSPEHRLLKATTANQALLALVENECAAIVMDVKMPDMSGIELAQLIKQRKKTQHIPILFLTAHYFEEEHVVMGYGAGAVDYITKPVNPTILRSKISVFVELFRKSAELARLNQELAVKNAELERSAEDRAQRIRAEAARAEAEAANQAKDRFLAMLSHELRAPLSPVIHAVTLIEEENECSPSVKELLDTIRRNVKLEARLIDDLLDVARIRSGKLQLHPENVDVHNLVRRTVQVCEPEAGAREIVVRTDLQATQAQVVADGSRIQQIVYNLLGNAIKYTGRGGEVRISTENDPTGGLLEIRVEDSGIGIEPGKLEKIFDAFEQVHGDRSTGLGLGLAICRVLVELHGGSIRAASRGAELGSAFTVSLPLRAASLPEAPVAPHTLKDTIPALRLLLVEDHEDTANSLKRLLLRRGYQVTLATSVAGASDAMRLDRFDVLISDIGLPDGQGLELMEPFVEVAKPRTVAGIALSGYGMAEDLQRSQMAGFAYHLTKPVDVAELESCLVALSPQLAGAS from the coding sequence ATGGGTGATCCCATCAACATTCTCCTGGTGGATGACGACGAGCGGAACCTCCTCGTCCTGGAGACCATTCTGAGTTCGCCAGAACACCGGCTGCTGAAGGCCACCACTGCCAACCAGGCGCTTCTGGCTCTGGTGGAAAACGAGTGCGCGGCCATCGTCATGGATGTGAAGATGCCCGACATGAGCGGCATTGAGCTGGCCCAGCTCATCAAGCAGCGCAAGAAAACCCAGCATATTCCCATCCTCTTCCTCACGGCGCACTACTTTGAAGAGGAGCATGTGGTCATGGGCTATGGCGCTGGGGCGGTGGACTACATCACGAAGCCGGTCAATCCGACGATCCTGCGTTCGAAGATCAGCGTTTTCGTGGAGCTCTTCCGCAAGTCTGCGGAGCTTGCCCGCTTGAACCAGGAACTGGCGGTGAAAAACGCCGAGCTGGAGCGCAGTGCGGAGGATCGGGCCCAGCGCATCCGCGCGGAAGCTGCGCGGGCGGAGGCTGAGGCGGCCAACCAGGCCAAGGACCGCTTCCTTGCCATGTTGTCTCATGAGCTCCGGGCCCCTCTCTCTCCCGTGATCCACGCCGTGACCCTCATTGAGGAGGAGAATGAGTGCAGCCCCTCCGTGAAAGAGCTCCTGGATACCATCCGCCGGAATGTGAAGCTGGAAGCCAGGCTCATCGATGACTTGCTGGACGTCGCGCGCATCCGCAGCGGCAAACTGCAACTCCATCCCGAGAATGTGGATGTGCACAACCTCGTGAGACGGACTGTGCAAGTGTGTGAGCCCGAGGCTGGTGCCAGGGAGATCGTCGTACGGACGGATCTGCAGGCCACGCAGGCCCAGGTGGTGGCGGATGGCTCGCGCATCCAGCAGATCGTGTACAATCTGCTGGGCAATGCCATCAAGTACACGGGTAGAGGTGGAGAAGTGCGAATCTCCACTGAAAACGATCCGACGGGTGGCCTGTTGGAAATCCGGGTGGAAGACTCGGGTATTGGGATAGAACCCGGGAAGCTGGAAAAGATTTTTGATGCCTTTGAGCAGGTGCATGGCGACCGGTCAACGGGCCTCGGTCTGGGGCTGGCGATTTGTCGGGTGCTGGTGGAGCTGCACGGCGGTTCAATCCGGGCCGCCAGTCGTGGGGCGGAGCTGGGCAGTGCTTTTACTGTCTCCCTGCCGCTCCGGGCGGCCAGCCTGCCCGAGGCACCGGTGGCACCGCATACGCTAAAGGACACGATTCCCGCCTTGCGGCTGCTGCTTGTGGAGGATCATGAAGATACGGCCAACAGCTTGAAACGCCTTCTCCTGAGACGCGGCTATCAGGTCACTCTGGCCACCAGCGTGGCGGGTGCGTCTGATGCCATGCGGTTGGATCGCTTTGATGTGCTCATCAGCGACATTGGTCTGCCCGATGGTCAGGGGCTCGAACTCATGGAGCCATTCGTCGAAGTTGCCAAACCTCGAACGGTTGCCGGCATCGCCTTGAGTGGCTATGGCATGGCGGAGGATCTCCAGCGCAGCCAGATGGCGGGATTTGCCTATCACCTGACCAAGCCGGTGGACGTTGCGGAGCTCGAAAGCTGCCTCGTCGCCCTTTCTCCGCAACTCGCGGGGGCGTCCTAG